A DNA window from Gammaproteobacteria bacterium contains the following coding sequences:
- a CDS encoding ATP-binding cassette domain-containing protein, whose product LVSVTQKRDQFDDNKTVWEEISDGADIIQVGKFEMPSRAYVGRFNFKGQDQQKRIGTLSGGERNRVHLAKLLRSGGNVILLDEPTNDLDIETLRALEEALLDFAGTALVVSHDRWFLDRIATHILAFEGDSKVEWFTGNYADYEADKKRRLGSKAEQPRRIKYKPLTH is encoded by the coding sequence CTTGTTTCTGTCACGCAGAAACGTGATCAGTTCGATGACAACAAAACCGTGTGGGAAGAGATTAGTGATGGCGCTGATATTATCCAGGTCGGAAAATTTGAAATGCCTTCACGTGCTTATGTCGGTCGCTTTAATTTTAAAGGCCAGGATCAACAAAAACGTATCGGAACATTATCCGGCGGCGAGCGTAACCGCGTTCATCTGGCCAAATTACTACGCAGTGGTGGCAATGTCATCCTGCTCGATGAACCGACCAATGACCTTGATATTGAAACGCTGCGCGCATTGGAAGAGGCGTTACTGGATTTTGCCGGCACCGCCCTAGTGGTCTCACATGATCGCTGGTTTCTTGATCGTATTGCCACACACATCCTCGCCTTTGAGGGGGACAGCAAGGTAGAGTGGTTTACGGGTAATTATGCCGACTATGAAGCAGACAAGAAACGACGCCTGGGCAGCAAGGCAGAACAACCACGCCGTATCAAGTACAAACCGCTCACTC